From Solibacillus isronensis, the proteins below share one genomic window:
- a CDS encoding DUF2785 domain-containing protein yields the protein MEDYEKFFEMTTEERKQSIQEHPSILNDILETIGHEEAAIRDQLNYRLFILLLSENALGETVIADFVSKLSSTDGLLYKVGEKGTSSVFQRSYAALYLAAIVNADRQLVILSSEQLELLAQNAVALLTKEQDLRSFVDPKSGWAHSVTNTTELINAIIAHPLYPIRFTAQILQAIRANIWKGYVFVDDEEERFCNIIQALLAKNIDEELFIEWFEQLFDQLEMVAYERGYDALWFKARTNQLNMAKTLYFYLKFANRNEKLRSIVSTLIQRWLKLN from the coding sequence GTGGAGGATTATGAAAAGTTTTTTGAAATGACGACGGAAGAGCGAAAACAATCTATTCAGGAGCACCCGTCGATACTGAATGATATACTGGAGACAATCGGTCATGAAGAAGCAGCAATCCGTGACCAGCTGAATTACCGCCTGTTCATTTTGCTGTTGTCGGAAAATGCACTCGGTGAGACAGTTATTGCCGATTTTGTGAGCAAACTTTCTTCAACAGACGGATTACTTTATAAAGTTGGCGAAAAGGGGACATCTTCTGTTTTTCAGCGTTCCTATGCGGCTCTTTATTTAGCGGCAATCGTGAATGCGGATCGACAGCTTGTCATTTTATCGAGTGAGCAGTTGGAGCTCCTTGCACAAAATGCGGTGGCGCTATTAACGAAGGAGCAGGATTTGCGAAGCTTCGTCGATCCGAAGTCGGGCTGGGCGCATAGCGTTACAAATACAACGGAGTTAATTAACGCCATTATTGCGCATCCGCTTTATCCGATTCGCTTTACGGCTCAAATATTGCAGGCAATCCGCGCAAATATTTGGAAGGGCTATGTATTTGTCGATGATGAAGAAGAACGTTTCTGCAATATCATTCAGGCATTGTTAGCTAAAAACATCGACGAAGAACTGTTTATAGAATGGTTTGAACAGCTGTTTGACCAGCTGGAAATGGTCGCCTATGAGCGCGGCTATGATGCACTTTGGTTTAAAGCTAGAACAAACCAGCTGAACATGGCAAAAACGCTCTACTTTTATTTGAAATTTGCCAATCGGAATGAAAAATTGCGCAGTATTGTGTCCACGCTCATTCAGCGCTGGCTCAAATTAAACTAG
- a CDS encoding vWA domain-containing protein: MSENIHVIYSRTVFEGSTEQKTRFNELLKMATLLNDSSIAGEKIVPGFTNIIGDCWHAFYYKAPVLNKNAKQLDKMQYDFMKELLKNEEYIQWHELTKGDELLSVLTSVSIAEQLLKSFQYYEEQKNPFQIEQLEAFQNQRQSPNMTNDLPEKREYLKQLSKTSIGMMLQQNKKNIHHTKTAVMKVGTMDGKKMDQVPLSDQFKLARMISERKELHKIAELVGRFKKIATRKQKSKQDETIQHQSVTFGHELSRLLPAELGNYMLGYSKLDFLKRLSEQQTLVFNKKGKDRQGKGPIIVCMDESSSMTSIKAQSKAFCIALLNIAKKQKRDFAIIPFATNVGEIKFFRKGQAKTQDLIQFSDSFIGGGTNYELPLREALKLLKKSEFKKADLLFVTDGSSFLPSRFIEEFAHTKKLKQFECTSIVLTNLFNTVDLNVVERFSDRVIEVNELFEAEDAFVL; encoded by the coding sequence TTGAGTGAGAACATACATGTAATCTACAGCCGAACTGTTTTTGAGGGGAGCACTGAGCAAAAGACACGGTTTAACGAATTGTTGAAAATGGCCACTTTGTTGAATGACAGCAGCATTGCAGGGGAAAAAATTGTTCCCGGCTTTACGAATATCATCGGGGATTGCTGGCATGCTTTCTATTATAAAGCACCTGTACTAAATAAAAATGCAAAGCAACTGGACAAAATGCAATATGATTTTATGAAAGAGCTGCTGAAAAATGAAGAGTACATCCAATGGCATGAGCTGACAAAAGGTGACGAGCTGTTAAGTGTCCTTACTTCCGTCAGCATTGCAGAACAGCTTCTTAAAAGCTTTCAATATTATGAGGAACAGAAAAACCCATTTCAGATCGAGCAACTGGAAGCCTTTCAAAATCAGCGACAAAGCCCGAATATGACAAACGATTTACCGGAAAAAAGGGAATATTTAAAGCAGTTATCGAAAACGTCTATCGGCATGATGCTGCAGCAAAACAAAAAGAATATTCATCATACAAAAACAGCAGTCATGAAAGTCGGGACGATGGACGGCAAAAAAATGGATCAAGTTCCTTTAAGCGATCAGTTTAAACTGGCGAGAATGATTAGCGAGCGAAAGGAATTGCATAAAATTGCCGAATTAGTCGGCCGTTTTAAAAAAATTGCGACAAGAAAGCAGAAGTCTAAACAAGACGAGACGATTCAGCATCAATCGGTGACTTTTGGTCATGAGCTATCCCGATTGTTGCCGGCTGAATTGGGCAACTATATGTTAGGATATAGCAAGCTCGATTTTTTAAAGCGGTTAAGCGAGCAGCAAACACTCGTTTTTAATAAGAAGGGGAAAGATCGTCAAGGAAAAGGACCGATTATTGTATGCATGGATGAAAGCAGTTCCATGACATCAATTAAAGCCCAAAGTAAGGCGTTTTGTATTGCCTTGCTGAACATCGCTAAAAAACAGAAAAGAGATTTTGCGATTATTCCTTTTGCAACAAATGTGGGGGAAATTAAATTTTTCCGAAAAGGTCAGGCAAAGACGCAGGACCTCATTCAGTTCAGTGACAGCTTCATCGGTGGCGGTACAAATTATGAGCTGCCATTACGTGAAGCATTGAAGCTATTAAAGAAAAGCGAATTTAAAAAAGCGGATTTGCTGTTCGTAACAGACGGGTCCAGCTTTTTACCATCACGTTTTATAGAGGAATTTGCACACACAAAAAAGCTGAAGCAATTTGAATGTACTTCCATAGTTTTAACAAATTTATTCAATACCGTCGATCTGAATGTTGTCGAGCGCTTCTCGGATCGTGTTATTGAAGTAAATGAATTATTTGAAGCAGAAGATGCATTTGTTTTATAA
- a CDS encoding AAA family ATPase, whose product MCEQLQTIRQQLNECFYDREEEIEALLIALLSRQHLLFIGPAGTGKSVLSSMLGSIVEGSHCFQHLLTPFSTPEELFGVLSLKDLEQGIYKRNVTNMLPEAHFAFIDEIFKANSAILNSLLTLINERIYYNNGVPIASPLLTMVGSSNEYIEEGEGLEALFDRFLLRYEVNYIREEEAFIAMLKDDSEKEVTKITLDELYEHQQKTKQIAISDTIFKVLAKIRQALQDEGIRPSDRRFKQSLSVLKAKAYLDGRTEVIREDLPILTNILWETVEQKSLTEQTIKEVAFDTVEAFIHRTSTEFEMIILTARNAMLQKSPFAKSELSQLLLQGKTLFMEVQNMSRQIPSRPELNSLKTEMHKQLLRITSDVIGF is encoded by the coding sequence ATGTGTGAACAGCTGCAAACGATCCGTCAGCAACTGAATGAATGTTTTTATGATCGGGAAGAAGAAATTGAAGCCTTATTAATTGCCCTATTATCACGGCAGCACCTTTTATTTATCGGTCCAGCGGGGACGGGGAAAAGTGTGTTATCGTCCATGCTTGGTTCAATTGTTGAAGGGAGTCATTGTTTCCAGCATTTATTGACGCCTTTCAGTACACCTGAAGAATTGTTTGGTGTGCTTTCTTTAAAAGATTTGGAGCAGGGAATTTATAAACGGAATGTGACTAATATGCTGCCGGAAGCCCATTTTGCGTTTATTGATGAAATCTTTAAAGCAAACTCCGCGATTTTGAATTCACTGCTGACACTAATCAATGAACGAATTTATTATAACAACGGGGTTCCGATTGCTTCTCCACTTTTGACGATGGTCGGTTCATCCAATGAATATATCGAAGAAGGGGAAGGGCTGGAGGCATTATTCGACCGTTTTTTGCTGCGCTATGAAGTTAATTATATTCGCGAAGAAGAAGCCTTTATTGCAATGTTAAAGGACGATAGCGAAAAGGAAGTAACGAAAATAACATTGGACGAGCTTTATGAACATCAGCAAAAGACGAAACAGATTGCGATTTCAGATACGATTTTTAAAGTACTTGCTAAAATTAGGCAGGCGCTTCAAGATGAAGGCATTCGTCCGTCCGATCGACGTTTTAAACAGTCACTGTCAGTTTTAAAAGCAAAAGCGTATTTAGACGGGCGGACAGAAGTGATCCGGGAAGACTTGCCGATTTTGACGAATATTTTATGGGAAACGGTTGAACAAAAATCATTAACAGAACAAACCATTAAAGAAGTGGCCTTTGATACGGTCGAAGCGTTTATTCACAGGACATCGACAGAGTTTGAGATGATTATTTTAACTGCGAGAAATGCGATGCTTCAAAAATCCCCGTTTGCCAAATCGGAGCTGAGTCAACTGCTCCTGCAAGGGAAAACATTATTTATGGAAGTACAAAATATGAGCCGTCAAATCCCGAGTCGTCCGGAATTAAACAGTCTCAAAACGGAAATGCATAAACAATTACTTCGAATAACTTCAGATGTTATCGGGTTTTAA
- a CDS encoding right-handed parallel beta-helix repeat-containing protein, giving the protein MAAVRVSSSIFSRIKTIQKAVQRTTSHDEIIVASGTYKETLTFEENRTVAAQKDATVCLKGSIVIAESATVTFENMTIQPTTQIYVEGKIILKNCVIQGGRTNVLLAMNGGTLHCEKTTFKDASDAAVTLIYNSAAQFEHCHFENNKKVHILAENSMLHLTDCTLSKANQALWVKSHGRAYLTRVKVQHHSGTQLIIQDHALLEMDACEVLHGEGNGIYASDHSNIHLTKTAIQHHHLPQIWLQRSSLNVTDCQIQYGNESGIILRDYSEAMIENTLIAFHKIANVQLLLESFLNMTNCEVYSCQGVGIHIKEKSVANFNSTVFAYNVLPQLFITDNSICTIKDATIQEGKQIGVYTEKGASCSIVSSTITGHKNAALTVMEAELFLLNTTVHHNKGNGILAVNHAKTSVDNCHFNHNDLAHIAGKNNSTVTIYQSELIGGKSIFVMDACELEVTESVVKDGTGIQIEMVGNTNATIQHSQISGGETNGIVAMKDASVHIIESQISCHKMPQIIINDSSLVLKDSELMEGERNGLIIENHAEALIQDTFISNHMYSQLWIDSESSVELNTTQIIEGHESDIFVQNKSVLHASKCIIQNAKFDFNIQAVNYSKIYLSETMVDNSFGSKFYSENNSEISSNLDEIS; this is encoded by the coding sequence ATGGCGGCAGTAAGAGTGTCATCTTCAATTTTTTCACGCATTAAAACTATTCAAAAAGCAGTGCAACGAACAACGAGCCATGATGAAATTATCGTTGCATCCGGGACATATAAAGAAACTTTAACTTTTGAGGAAAACAGAACGGTTGCAGCGCAAAAGGATGCAACTGTCTGCTTAAAAGGATCTATCGTGATCGCTGAATCTGCGACAGTCACATTTGAAAACATGACGATTCAACCTACAACGCAAATTTATGTCGAAGGTAAAATTATATTAAAAAACTGTGTAATTCAAGGTGGACGTACGAATGTACTGTTAGCAATGAACGGCGGAACATTACATTGTGAAAAAACAACATTCAAGGATGCATCGGATGCGGCAGTGACATTGATTTACAATAGTGCAGCCCAGTTTGAACATTGTCACTTTGAAAACAATAAAAAAGTTCATATATTAGCGGAAAATTCAATGCTTCATTTAACGGATTGTACCCTTTCAAAAGCGAATCAGGCACTTTGGGTTAAATCTCATGGAAGGGCATATTTAACTCGTGTGAAAGTCCAGCATCATTCCGGCACACAGCTCATTATCCAGGACCATGCCCTATTGGAAATGGATGCCTGCGAAGTTCTGCATGGCGAAGGTAATGGTATATATGCATCAGACCATTCAAACATTCATTTAACGAAAACAGCAATCCAACACCACCACCTTCCCCAAATCTGGTTGCAAAGAAGTTCCCTAAACGTGACAGATTGCCAAATACAATACGGCAATGAATCCGGTATTATTTTACGGGACTATTCTGAAGCAATGATCGAGAATACATTGATTGCTTTTCATAAAATCGCAAATGTCCAGCTGTTGCTCGAGTCTTTCCTAAATATGACGAACTGTGAAGTATACAGCTGCCAAGGCGTCGGGATTCATATAAAGGAAAAATCGGTCGCAAACTTCAATAGTACGGTGTTTGCCTATAATGTGCTGCCGCAGCTTTTCATTACTGATAACTCCATTTGTACAATAAAAGATGCGACAATTCAGGAAGGAAAACAGATTGGAGTTTATACAGAAAAAGGTGCTTCATGTTCGATTGTTTCCAGTACGATTACAGGTCATAAAAATGCGGCGCTAACGGTAATGGAAGCGGAATTATTCCTGTTAAATACGACGGTACACCATAATAAAGGCAATGGCATTTTAGCGGTCAATCATGCGAAAACTTCTGTGGACAATTGCCATTTCAATCATAATGACCTAGCACATATAGCCGGGAAAAATAACAGTACGGTAACGATTTACCAAAGCGAATTAATCGGCGGCAAAAGTATCTTTGTCATGGATGCATGTGAACTTGAAGTAACCGAATCGGTTGTGAAAGATGGCACGGGAATTCAAATTGAAATGGTCGGCAATACGAATGCCACAATTCAGCATTCCCAAATTAGCGGCGGCGAAACGAACGGGATTGTGGCGATGAAAGATGCATCGGTTCATATTATCGAAAGCCAAATTTCTTGTCATAAAATGCCGCAAATCATCATCAATGACAGTTCTCTTGTGTTAAAAGACAGCGAGTTGATGGAAGGTGAACGGAACGGTTTAATAATTGAAAACCATGCAGAGGCGTTGATTCAGGATACGTTCATTTCCAATCATATGTATTCCCAGTTATGGATTGACTCCGAATCTTCTGTTGAGCTGAACACAACACAGATTATTGAAGGCCATGAATCCGATATATTTGTACAAAACAAATCGGTTCTCCATGCTTCGAAATGCATTATTCAAAATGCGAAGTTTGATTTCAACATCCAGGCGGTCAACTATTCGAAAATTTATCTGTCCGAAACAATGGTCGACAACTCGTTCGGTTCAAAGTTTTACAGTGAAAATAACAGCGAAATTTCATCGAATCTTGATGAAATCAGCTAA
- the yfkAB gene encoding radical SAM/CxCxxxxC motif protein YfkAB — protein MNTIFKPHDEWEPYIDIDQHGKLTLSNIEFTTTNLCNMRCSHCAVGYTLLTKELPAIPADEIIRKLEEVETLRTMSFTGGEPLLTKKGIKDNLLPLLKYAKSRGIKTQINSNLTLPMSHYELVAPYLDVMHISHNWCDEKEFVETGFAMMEKTPSVEYRGNLYRNIFDNARELSKGGMFVSAETMLNRNTVPFMEKIHHEVANEMLCKRHEIHPMYASDFAESLETIGLDEYRTVINEILDYRNKDIWVLFGTLPFYPCSRDERDIALINRINNASNTTMRNDVDGRSRMNLNIFSGDISVTDFSDDGQAFGNIKNESLTQIYKRWLDSNISKSINCHCPAVKCLGANVIVKNMYYPSTEFVSGIVK, from the coding sequence ATGAATACAATTTTTAAACCTCATGATGAATGGGAACCATATATTGATATCGACCAACATGGTAAGCTAACTTTATCTAATATAGAGTTTACGACAACAAACTTATGTAATATGAGATGCTCTCATTGTGCAGTAGGATATACGTTATTGACAAAAGAATTACCGGCCATCCCGGCAGATGAAATTATTCGTAAACTGGAAGAGGTTGAAACGTTACGAACAATGAGTTTTACAGGTGGAGAACCACTATTAACTAAAAAGGGAATTAAGGATAACCTGTTACCGCTATTGAAATATGCGAAGAGCAGGGGGATAAAGACACAAATCAACTCCAACCTTACATTACCGATGTCTCATTATGAGCTGGTTGCACCTTATTTAGATGTCATGCATATTTCGCACAACTGGTGTGATGAAAAGGAATTTGTTGAAACAGGATTCGCGATGATGGAAAAAACGCCGTCAGTTGAATATAGAGGGAACTTATATCGCAATATTTTTGACAATGCAAGAGAACTATCAAAAGGCGGCATGTTCGTTTCCGCAGAAACAATGTTAAACCGCAACACAGTGCCGTTTATGGAGAAAATCCACCATGAAGTAGCCAATGAAATGCTATGTAAACGACATGAGATTCACCCGATGTATGCAAGTGATTTTGCTGAAAGCTTAGAAACGATCGGTTTGGATGAATACAGAACAGTTATCAATGAAATCCTGGATTACAGAAATAAAGATATTTGGGTTTTATTCGGAACATTGCCGTTCTATCCGTGCAGCCGTGATGAGCGCGATATCGCATTAATCAACCGAATCAATAATGCATCGAATACAACAATGAGAAATGATGTTGACGGTCGTTCAAGAATGAACCTGAATATATTCTCAGGGGATATTTCGGTTACCGATTTCTCGGATGACGGTCAAGCATTCGGTAATATTAAAAATGAATCATTAACTCAAATCTATAAAAGATGGCTAGATTCAAATATTTCCAAATCGATCAATTGTCATTGTCCTGCGGTGAAATGTTTAGGGGCAAACGTCATAGTTAAAAACATGTATTATCCGTCTACTGAATTTGTCAGTGGGATTGTGAAATAA
- a CDS encoding dynamin family protein, whose product MTERFSEQLNNFDEHNPLEQLIERLKPLHSILSQNSYVKDTTSRLKQIIDDADSQPIVLFLGKERVGKTTVINSLIGRNLLEDRPTEPTRTNTFLKYGNEEYIKAVFLNGMVVTFDIANLSLFTISNTESAQIIRKHLDYLEVYITCELLKKVTIVDSVALEAGANNTAYFSPALLQRCNEVFWVLQAGSPATEAELNFIEKLNKMGITAHLVVNGIDQVDGEVENFLDMEKERYGYFIGEDVPVSALQAQEARNTNSTQLLIDSRITQLSQLMFQLIDNKQKKTRHITERFIQWLERLRIEINTIPAREPYISAFEYVIQHQSDFHSDAAQLQKDKALIDSLDKQYESVSKVFKEVQTLFQLLQTLNGHSYLRDPIIDMYEEMAVLYQKNVRDYRKLHVEYSMEYGQLEKQFKKQTGTSLKFPLEESELTPFLSEHIQTLNKVQKNCEQKLVLIKKYEQFVLEKLDSVQSRLNELVENQLLSIHNQLNELESKRIRERANMTASVNKLAEFNCIAEAQSFIKDALEPLLLERVLPIKEQEKMQIQQTINHLVTVDFTYETPIATEPDEILEPLNLKEKYQLFELRLTEEDIISDIPELPEKIEF is encoded by the coding sequence ATGACTGAGCGATTCAGCGAACAGCTAAACAACTTTGATGAACATAATCCGTTGGAACAATTAATTGAACGGTTAAAACCTTTGCATAGTATTCTGTCTCAAAATAGTTATGTAAAAGATACGACATCCCGTTTAAAACAGATTATAGATGATGCTGACAGTCAGCCAATCGTGCTCTTTCTAGGAAAAGAGCGGGTTGGGAAAACGACAGTAATCAACAGTTTAATCGGCAGAAATCTGCTGGAAGACCGCCCCACAGAACCGACGAGGACCAATACATTTTTAAAATACGGTAATGAGGAATATATAAAAGCTGTATTTTTAAATGGAATGGTAGTGACATTTGATATTGCCAACCTTTCACTATTCACCATTTCAAATACGGAAAGTGCACAAATAATTCGTAAGCACCTGGATTATTTGGAAGTGTATATAACTTGCGAGCTGTTAAAGAAAGTGACAATTGTTGACTCGGTTGCGCTGGAAGCAGGCGCAAATAATACAGCATACTTTTCACCAGCTCTATTACAGCGCTGTAATGAAGTTTTCTGGGTATTGCAAGCGGGTTCACCTGCTACGGAAGCAGAATTGAATTTTATCGAAAAGCTGAACAAAATGGGAATTACTGCTCATTTAGTCGTAAACGGGATTGACCAGGTAGATGGGGAAGTGGAAAACTTTCTTGATATGGAGAAAGAACGTTACGGCTATTTTATAGGAGAGGATGTACCAGTATCGGCTTTACAGGCCCAGGAAGCACGTAATACGAACAGCACACAGCTGCTTATTGATTCACGCATTACACAGCTGTCACAACTGATGTTCCAGTTAATTGATAACAAGCAAAAAAAGACGCGACATATAACAGAGCGGTTTATACAATGGCTGGAACGTCTCCGTATAGAAATTAATACAATTCCTGCAAGAGAACCGTATATTTCGGCATTTGAATATGTCATACAGCATCAAAGTGATTTTCATAGTGATGCAGCTCAATTACAAAAGGATAAAGCGCTCATCGACTCTCTTGACAAACAATATGAATCGGTTAGTAAAGTGTTCAAAGAAGTACAAACTCTTTTTCAGCTTTTACAGACACTGAATGGCCATTCCTATTTACGCGATCCAATCATCGATATGTATGAGGAAATGGCGGTACTTTATCAAAAAAATGTACGTGATTACCGAAAATTGCATGTAGAATATTCAATGGAATATGGACAACTTGAAAAGCAGTTCAAAAAACAAACGGGGACGTCGCTCAAATTCCCGTTAGAAGAGAGTGAACTTACACCGTTTTTGTCCGAGCATATTCAAACGTTAAATAAAGTCCAAAAAAATTGTGAACAAAAACTGGTGCTCATTAAAAAATACGAACAATTTGTACTGGAAAAACTGGATTCAGTACAAAGTCGTCTGAACGAGCTGGTGGAAAACCAATTATTATCAATACACAATCAGTTAAACGAATTGGAATCGAAACGCATTCGTGAACGGGCCAACATGACAGCCTCTGTAAATAAACTGGCCGAATTCAATTGCATTGCCGAAGCACAAAGCTTTATAAAAGATGCACTAGAGCCTCTTTTATTGGAAAGAGTACTGCCGATTAAAGAGCAGGAAAAAATGCAAATTCAACAGACGATTAATCATCTTGTTACGGTTGATTTTACGTATGAAACACCAATTGCAACAGAACCGGATGAAATATTGGAACCGCTGAATTTGAAAGAAAAATATCAACTGTTTGAGCTGCGGTTAACCGAAGAAGATATTATCTCGGATATTCCGGAATTACCTGAAAAAATCGAATTTTAA
- a CDS encoding SulP family inorganic anion transporter encodes MYNIREQWFGNVRSDVLAGLVVALALIPEAIAFSILAGVDPMVGLYASFVIAVTISFVGGRPAMISAATGAMALVIVSLVKDHGLQYLLAATILTGIIQIIFGMLKIARLMKFIPNAVMIGFVNSLAILVFMAQTPHFIGGDFVTWAFLLATIALIYAIPFVIKGIPAPLIAVVILSAVAIYSGFNLNTVGDMGTITQSLPTFLIPDIPFNLETLMIILPYSLALAVVGLVESLLTASILDDMTASESDKNKEARGQGIANVINGFFGGMAGCAMIGQSVINVKSGARGRLSTFVAGVFLMFLILVLGDYVVQIPMPVLAGVMVVVCITQFDWQSFKYAVTAPKKDVFVMLLTIAVVLYTHNLALGVVAGIIVSALFFVNEISRVSISKQGKTYFVKGQLFFASTEGFIDYFKTVQNEQSSIVIDFSLCKVWDDSAIGALMKVKDQLKAKNIEVTYLNIDESSKQLLKKLTGTTLID; translated from the coding sequence ATGTACAATATCCGTGAGCAATGGTTTGGGAATGTACGCTCAGATGTGCTGGCAGGACTTGTTGTCGCACTGGCCCTCATCCCTGAAGCAATTGCTTTTTCTATTTTAGCCGGTGTAGATCCGATGGTCGGACTCTATGCCTCATTTGTAATCGCTGTAACAATCAGCTTTGTCGGTGGTCGTCCTGCGATGATTTCCGCTGCAACAGGAGCGATGGCCCTCGTTATCGTCTCGCTTGTAAAAGACCATGGGTTGCAGTATTTACTCGCTGCAACGATTTTAACTGGAATTATCCAAATCATTTTCGGAATGCTGAAAATAGCACGCCTGATGAAGTTTATTCCAAATGCAGTCATGATCGGTTTTGTTAACTCATTAGCGATTTTAGTATTCATGGCTCAAACACCGCACTTTATTGGTGGCGACTTCGTTACTTGGGCATTCCTGCTTGCGACAATTGCACTTATTTACGCAATCCCTTTTGTCATTAAAGGGATCCCTGCCCCTCTTATTGCTGTTGTAATTTTATCGGCAGTAGCCATTTATTCAGGCTTTAATTTAAATACAGTCGGAGATATGGGAACAATTACACAATCACTGCCAACATTTTTAATTCCGGATATTCCGTTTAACTTAGAAACGTTGATGATTATTTTACCTTATTCGTTGGCTTTAGCTGTTGTCGGATTGGTCGAATCATTATTGACAGCATCAATTTTGGACGATATGACGGCTTCTGAAAGTGATAAAAATAAAGAAGCGCGCGGACAAGGGATTGCCAATGTTATTAACGGTTTCTTCGGTGGTATGGCCGGCTGTGCGATGATCGGACAATCCGTGATTAACGTAAAATCCGGCGCACGTGGCCGACTCTCCACTTTTGTTGCTGGTGTATTTTTAATGTTTTTAATACTCGTTCTGGGCGATTATGTCGTTCAAATTCCAATGCCGGTACTTGCTGGTGTAATGGTTGTTGTATGTATTACCCAATTTGACTGGCAATCATTCAAATATGCTGTGACAGCACCGAAAAAAGATGTGTTTGTAATGCTTCTGACAATCGCGGTTGTCCTGTATACACATAACTTAGCGTTAGGTGTTGTAGCCGGTATTATTGTCAGTGCACTGTTTTTCGTCAACGAAATCTCACGTGTAAGTATTTCAAAGCAAGGGAAAACATACTTTGTCAAAGGGCAACTATTCTTCGCTTCAACAGAAGGATTTATCGACTATTTCAAAACGGTTCAAAATGAGCAGTCATCAATTGTCATCGATTTTTCACTATGTAAAGTGTGGGATGATTCGGCAATCGGTGCTTTAATGAAGGTGAAAGACCAGTTGAAAGCGAAAAATATAGAAGTAACCTACTTGAATATTGATGAGTCAAGTAAACAGCTATTGAAGAAGTTAACCGGTACGACATTAATCGATTAG
- a CDS encoding universal stress protein has product MYQHILLAADGSQNSIRAAKEALKIAQINAETLVTIIFIIDMEKAKTDVLHSSSIESLYMERRRKLVPIEELFNGNQVHYKVEIIHGSPGPEIIKFANTQNVDLVVIGSRGLNSLQEMVLGSVSHKVMKRVQCPAMLVK; this is encoded by the coding sequence ATGTATCAACATATTTTACTGGCCGCTGATGGTTCGCAAAACTCGATACGTGCAGCAAAAGAAGCTTTAAAAATAGCCCAAATAAATGCTGAAACATTGGTGACAATCATCTTTATCATTGATATGGAAAAAGCGAAAACGGATGTATTGCATTCAAGCTCCATCGAAAGTCTTTACATGGAACGTCGTCGAAAGCTCGTGCCAATCGAGGAACTGTTCAACGGGAATCAAGTCCATTATAAGGTGGAAATCATTCACGGCTCACCAGGACCTGAAATCATCAAATTTGCCAACACGCAAAATGTGGATTTAGTGGTGATCGGCAGCCGCGGCTTAAACAGCCTGCAGGAAATGGTGCTAGGCAGCGTATCACATAAAGTGATGAAGCGCGTCCAATGCCCTGCAATGCTTGTGAAGTAA
- a CDS encoding glycosyl transferase, producing the protein MKKLLLLLIVPVIIWFGCSNTVVAEFATVKEIKENSIIIQNWGGETKELVIPKTNDYSFEVEKEYFFNYEVKKSKKAVLISAEPNVP; encoded by the coding sequence TTGAAAAAACTACTTTTATTACTCATTGTTCCTGTTATTATTTGGTTTGGTTGCAGCAATACTGTAGTTGCAGAGTTTGCTACTGTGAAGGAAATTAAGGAGAATTCGATTATCATTCAAAATTGGGGTGGAGAAACAAAAGAACTCGTTATTCCAAAAACTAATGATTATTCTTTTGAAGTAGAGAAAGAATATTTTTTTAATTACGAAGTCAAGAAAAGTAAAAAGGCTGTTTTAATATCTGCAGAACCGAATGTACCTTAA